In the Acetobacterium sp. KB-1 genome, GCGCCTGAGTTGGCAGTCCGGTATTTTCATCATAATGTTTAATTTATTGATGGCCTCTTGAGTAATCTTTATTTCGGTTAAATCTTCAATGACCTCCAGATAATTACTTAAGGTCTCACTTTTGCTGTCCAACATTCTCGAGATGGTCATATATTTGGAATATCTGGTGCCATCTTTTTTTTCATCGACAATTTCTCCCTGCCAGTTGCCTTCCTCCTTGACCGTTTTCCAGATCTCGCGGTAAACCGCATGTAAATTCTCCTCTGCTTTGAAATCGATCGGTTTTCTGCCCATGATCTCGTCTTCCGAATAGCCAGTAATGGCTGAAAACGCCTTGTTAATATAGACAACCCGCATCTCGGCATCCATAATGATAATCCCTTCTTTGGAATTTTTAAAAATACTGTCGGTGATTTTCTCCCGGGAGCTGGCTTCCTTTTTCTGTATCAGCAACCGGGCAACAATCAGGCTGACAATGCCTAAAACAAGAATCAGCAAAGCGGCGATAAGCATCATGTTCCGGTTATTTTCATTTATAAAAACGCCTAAGGTGTCTAGAGGAGCCGCACCAACTAAGATCCACCGCAGATTTTGATAGCCTTCTAATGGATAAATGGGCGTATAAAAATAGAGATCCTTGCCATCATCGAAATAGCCATTGCCGTTGTTCAAAATGGCCTGCCAAATTTCCGGATTTTCCTCGCTGAATGTGCCTTCCTCGTGATTGCTGTACATAAACGAAAAGTCTTTGTCGCTGTTCTCACTTAACAGATAATAACCTTCATCATTTAATAGCAAAACCTTCATATCCATATTGCTTTGTGAATCATTTTCGATTTGATCCAACATATTTTTAGCCAGATAGTCTAAAACCAGGATTCCCTGTCGTTCACCTTCATCATTAAAAACCGGTATCGTCAGTCGCATTACCGGTTTCACCGGCATTTCGACTTCTCCCCCCTCTTTACTCAAATCCATCGGTGAAATATAAATTTCACCGGAATTCAGCTTCATTGCCTCCAAAAAATAGGTCTGATCATCCTTATTTTCCAAGGCGCTGTCCGCAACCGCTGTGGGGCCATTTTCAGTATCATTCACGCGCACCTTTTCAGCCCCATCAATGCCGACAAACCGGATTGAATCATAGATTTTTTTATTTGTCATCATATTGGAAAGCATTCGTTTTAACTCACCTTGATTATTAACATCCGCCGTGTTATTAATATAGTCCTTCATTTCGCCCGAGTGCAGAATAATGTTACCATCTGAATTGATATCTTCAAAAATCAAATTGACGTTGACGCTGACAATCTCACCGCTATTTTGTTGTCTGATTTTTATGATGTTCTTTTCATTTTCAATATTGATATTAATAAAAAGACCTGCCAAAGCCACCACAATCAGCAATCCTGCTACAAAGATCATTAAAAAATTCTTTAGCATCTGTTTTATGCGCGTATTTTTAGTCTCCATCATCATTGTCCTTTCGATCAAATTTCTTATGACCATTATACTCGACTGACCACAGTGATGCAATTAAATCCATGCCCGAGTAAAAATCAACAAAAAGCCACACATCTTAGATGCATAGCTTTTTTTGTGCTTTTTACTTGGGTTTTAAATCCTTATTTGACCGATACTTGGCATTTTTGTTGAGAGCATTAGCCGATACTTGGTTCAATAACCGCTTTCGGTTCGATGACTACTACTGGTGCCTCACTTTTTAGATTAAGTGCATGCACATCCGGGGTGTGAAACAGAGGCATTTTTTTGATGATCTTTACCCACACCACCGAATAGGTGACAAGCAGCGCCAGTAAGATAAAGAAGATCTTATAGATCAGCGTTCGGGCTTCCCCCTCAGCAATGTTCCAGATCATAAAAAGATTACCGGCGATACATAAAAATTGTGGAATTCCAAATAAGGTCAACTTCTTATTTCGACCCGGCATATCCGGATATTTTTTTCGCAGGACCAACACCGAAATATTCACCAGAATATAAGAGGTTAACCAGAAACAAGATGCCGCCAATAAGATATTGGAAAGACCTGATGATTGGGTAAACCCTGTTGCCAGCAAAACAAAATTACCGCCAAAAATGAGAATCAGACCGCCAATCGGCACCTTGTTTTTGTTCTTTTTGGCAAATATTTTGGGCATACACTCATCCTGAGCCATCCCGGAGAGAATTTTACCGACGCTGCCAAGTACGGTATTAACCGTGCTGACACCTGCTAAAAGGGTAACAATCCCCATCCAGTAGACTCCAAATTGTCCCAATAAATTCTCTGCAAAGATCATATGCGGCAATGCCTCGCTTCCCAATTCTGCCAGGGTGACATAATTGGTCATCCCAACACCCAACATGGCCTGGACAACAAATAGCATCACAATCCCCAGAATCATGGACAGGGGCACATCGCGCTTGGGGTTCTTTAAATCTTTAGCCAGGGGAATCACAAATTCGATACCAATAAACAACCAGAATGCCACGGCTGCCAGTGAGACATAGCCACTGAGCCCAACGACCGGAGCTGCGGTCTGTTGGGCTGCCGTTATTACCGGTCCAACCCCCAGCTTAAAGAAACTAATAATGCCCATCACGGTCATCGATCCGATTAGCAAAACAACTACGATGCTTTGAACCCTGGCAAAAAGGTTGACGCCCTTGTAATTAATAAAGAATAAGATGGACAGGATGGCCACACTAAGAACTGGTGCGGGAATCATTGGTAAAAAGTACGCATTAATGACCATCCCACACATGGCCATCTCCACCGAGGCGGCCAGAATGCTGGTAATCACATAGGCTGACAGATTTGAGATAATCGACGCCACCGGCCCCAGACCAGCCAGGGTATATTGTCCCAGTCCACCTTCCACGTTCGGCATAATTGCATAAAGCTCACCAAAGGTAATCGATAGCATGATATTTAAAATCAGCACCACAAACAACGACACAATAAATCCGGTTCCGGCCAGGCCCATTCCACGACCCAGGGTCAGCAGACAGCTGGTGGCCACAATGAGTCCCACGCATACCGACACGGCGCTTCCCAATCCCAGTTTTTTCTTTTTTTCCATAATCGTCTCCTTATAATTAAATTCTCATCATAAAATTTTTACTTGTGAAGCCATAAAAAAAGATGCCCGGACACCTGCTAACAGATATCCGAGCACCCTTGCTCTTGTTTATTTTTTATTCTATATACGTTTGATTAAAGATTTTGCCGATTGATACATGTAATTGTGCAGGCGATTAATAATCGCCCCTACACTTATGTTAATTCGACTTATAATAACAATAATTTCTAAATCATAATTTATCTTTAAATCACGATTAATCGCTTGTTATATTCTATTTCCTTTAAAGAATGAACATACTTTCCCGGTGTCGTATTGGTGAGTTCATAAAAATCCCGGATCATGTGGGATTGGTCATAGTACCCCAACTCGATGGAAAGCTGTGCCAGATTGGCATCAAAAATGTTTTTATCAAAATTATTGAGATTGCTCAACAAATGTTGAAACCGGATCAGTTTACAAAAGATCTTCGGCGGCAAGCCAAATTCCCGGGAAAACACCTTATTAATGGTGCGCACCGAATAACCAGCGGTTTCGGCCAATTCACTG is a window encoding:
- a CDS encoding PAS domain S-box protein translates to MLKNFLMIFVAGLLIVVALAGLFININIENEKNIIKIRQQNSGEIVSVNVNLIFEDINSDGNIILHSGEMKDYINNTADVNNQGELKRMLSNMMTNKKIYDSIRFVGIDGAEKVRVNDTENGPTAVADSALENKDDQTYFLEAMKLNSGEIYISPMDLSKEGGEVEMPVKPVMRLTIPVFNDEGERQGILVLDYLAKNMLDQIENDSQSNMDMKVLLLNDEGYYLLSENSDKDFSFMYSNHEEGTFSEENPEIWQAILNNGNGYFDDGKDLYFYTPIYPLEGYQNLRWILVGAAPLDTLGVFINENNRNMMLIAALLILVLGIVSLIVARLLIQKKEASSREKITDSIFKNSKEGIIIMDAEMRVVYINKAFSAITGYSEDEIMGRKPIDFKAEENLHAVYREIWKTVKEEGNWQGEIVDEKKDGTRYSKYMTISRMLDSKSETLSNYLEVIEDLTEIKITQEAINKLNIMMKIPDCQLRRFLRLKPGNLLSRLIIWRSLLSRLQILIGCVII
- a CDS encoding APC family permease, which encodes MEKKKKLGLGSAVSVCVGLIVATSCLLTLGRGMGLAGTGFIVSLFVVLILNIMLSITFGELYAIMPNVEGGLGQYTLAGLGPVASIISNLSAYVITSILAASVEMAMCGMVINAYFLPMIPAPVLSVAILSILFFINYKGVNLFARVQSIVVVLLIGSMTVMGIISFFKLGVGPVITAAQQTAAPVVGLSGYVSLAAVAFWLFIGIEFVIPLAKDLKNPKRDVPLSMILGIVMLFVVQAMLGVGMTNYVTLAELGSEALPHMIFAENLLGQFGVYWMGIVTLLAGVSTVNTVLGSVGKILSGMAQDECMPKIFAKKNKNKVPIGGLILIFGGNFVLLATGFTQSSGLSNILLAASCFWLTSYILVNISVLVLRKKYPDMPGRNKKLTLFGIPQFLCIAGNLFMIWNIAEGEARTLIYKIFFILLALLVTYSVVWVKIIKKMPLFHTPDVHALNLKSEAPVVVIEPKAVIEPSIG